The nucleotide window TTGAAGGGTGAGACCGATATCGTCCAGTCCTTGCAGCAGGAATTGTCGACGGTGCTCATCCAGATCAAAATCGATATGCAGTCCGTATGCATCGGTAATCGTTTTGCTTTCCAGATTCACATTCATCTCATAGCCTTCATGTGTTGCTGTACGTTGGAACAAGTCTTCAACTTGCTCTTCTGACAGCTTGATTGGCAAGATTCCGTTCTTAAAGCAGTTATTATAGAAGATGTCCGCATAAGATGGAGCGATGACACAACGGAATCCGTAATCCATAATCGCCCATGGCGCATGCTCACGGGAAGATCCACAGCCAAAGTTGGCACGTGAGATCAGGATGGATGCCCCTTCGTAACGAGGTTTGTTCATTTCAAAAGAAGGAATGTTGTTACCCTCTTCATCGAAACGCCATTCATAGAACAAAAATTGTCCAAATCCGGTACGCTCAATCCGTTTCAGGAACTGTTTTGGAATGATTGCATCTGTATCTACATTGACCCGGTCTACCGGTGCAACGATGCCTTGTAATGTTTTGAATTCTTCCATATTAAACGTTCTCCCTTCTGTCTGTTATTGATTAGATCGCTGCTTCCGTTTTGAAATTCCAGTCCCGTACATCCACAAAGTGACCTTTAACCGCCGCTGCTGCTGCCATTGCCGGAGATACCAGATGCGTACGTCCTCCGCGTCCTTGGCGTCCTTCAAAGTTACGGTTGGACGTCGAAGCACAACGTTGTCCTGGCTTCAATACATCCGGGTTCATCGCCAGACACATGCTGCATCCCGCATCACGCCATTCGAATCCGGCTTCCGTAAAGATTTTATCCAAACCTTCTTGTTCTGCTTGGATTTTAACTCGTCCTGAACCTGGTACAACAATTGCTGTAACCTGACTGGATACCGTGTGACCTTTAGCCACTTGTGCTGCTGCACGCAGATCTTCGATCCGTCCATTGGTGCAAGAACCGATAAATACATAATCAATTGGAATCTCGGCGATTGGTGTTCCGGGTTCAAGACCCATATATTCAAGCGCTTTTTCAGCCGCTTTACGTTCATTTTCAGTAGGCAGTTCAGCCGGAACAGGAACTTTCGAAGAAATGTCGGTTCCCATACCTGGGCTTGTTCCCCAAGTTACTTGCGGAATCAATGTTTCCACATCGATTTCAACTATATGGTCGAACTCCGCACCTTCATCTGTTACAAGTTGTTTCCAACCTGCTACAGCTTCATCGAACTTGGCATCTGCTGGTACATACTCACGTCCACGCAGATATTCGAATGTTGTTTCATCCGGCGCGATCAATCCTGCTCTTGCTCCACCTTCGATGGACATGTTGCAGACCGTCATACGCTCTTCCATGCTCAACTCACGGATGGATTCGCCTGTGTACTCAATAACATAACCTGTTGCAAAGTCTGTACCGTATTTGGCGATGACTGCGAGGATCATATCCTTCGCGGTTACACCCGGGT belongs to Paenibacillus sp. FSL H8-0079 and includes:
- the leuD gene encoding 3-isopropylmalate dehydratase small subunit; its protein translation is MEEFKTLQGIVAPVDRVNVDTDAIIPKQFLKRIERTGFGQFLFYEWRFDEEGNNIPSFEMNKPRYEGASILISRANFGCGSSREHAPWAIMDYGFRCVIAPSYADIFYNNCFKNGILPIKLSEEQVEDLFQRTATHEGYEMNVNLESKTITDAYGLHIDFDLDEHRRQFLLQGLDDIGLTLQHDDEIAAYEQRHAAKLFG
- the leuC gene encoding 3-isopropylmalate dehydratase large subunit encodes the protein MSKKTMFEKIWENHVIHQEEGKPSILYIDLHLVHEVTSPQAFEGLRLSGRKVRRPELTFATMDHNVPTKDRFNITDPISKQQIDTLSQNCRDFGVKLYDLDTIDQGVVHVMGPELGLTHPGKTIVCGDSHTSTHGAFGALAFGIGTSEVEHVMATQCLQQAKAKTMEVRFVGKRNPGVTAKDMILAVIAKYGTDFATGYVIEYTGESIRELSMEERMTVCNMSIEGGARAGLIAPDETTFEYLRGREYVPADAKFDEAVAGWKQLVTDEGAEFDHIVEIDVETLIPQVTWGTSPGMGTDISSKVPVPAELPTENERKAAEKALEYMGLEPGTPIAEIPIDYVFIGSCTNGRIEDLRAAAQVAKGHTVSSQVTAIVVPGSGRVKIQAEQEGLDKIFTEAGFEWRDAGCSMCLAMNPDVLKPGQRCASTSNRNFEGRQGRGGRTHLVSPAMAAAAAVKGHFVDVRDWNFKTEAAI